Proteins from a genomic interval of Trichoderma breve strain T069 chromosome 2, whole genome shotgun sequence:
- a CDS encoding gamma-glutamyltranspeptidase domain-containing protein, with product MPLESSSVFEDPTYDMFKFPSRRSVVHSTEGIVACSQPLAAKCGLEILRAGGNAADAAVAVAAGLNMTEPCSTGIGGDMFILYWDASKQQVFAMNGSGRSGANCTLEQIRSDLKIEDGITGQIPMASVHAVTVPGAAAGWADTVERFGSGNLTLSQILNPAIQLGEKGFPVSEVTGYYWTSAEHLIRKASPNFAEMLKVDPSQADGVRAPRPGEIMKNPNLARTFRTLAEEGKEGFYTGRIAQELVKVVQDLGGHLTLDDLKHHLEQGSEPVDPISLKFRGQGLTSQAADEGIELWEHPPNGQGIIALMALGIIQELEKQGEIPTFKPEDFNTTPYLHAVIEALRLSFSDGNWYIADPNVTPVPIEGLLSEKYLFQRASLFNSSRALDLVEHGEPNYPSPALQSSDTVYFTVSDSQGNAASFINSNYGGFGTCIIPKGCGFTLQNRGAGFSLDAEHPNKLEPRKRPYHTIIPAMATNIKDGSLHSSFGVMGGFMQPQGHVQVLLGQIVGKLNPQQALDAPRICIGAGFPEHGKPVDWTVNVEESMDPEVIEGLRKLGHNVVVVGGGPKRGLFGRGQIIRYTLDPVDKTPIWSAGSDMRADGAAYPL from the exons ATGCCTCTCGAAAGCTCTTCCGTGTTCGAGGATCCCACTTATGACATGTTCAAATTCCCCTCGCGCCGAAGCGTCGTCCACAGCACTGAGGGAATTGTCGCATGCTCACAACCTCTCGCAGCGAAATGCGGCCTCGAAATACTGCGCGCAGGAGGCAATGCCGCT GATGCTGCCGTAGCAGTTG CCGCCGGCCTCAACATGACTGAGCCTTGCTCAACAGGCATCGGAGGCGACATGTTCATTCTCTACTGGGATGCCTCCAAGCAGCAAGTCTTTGCCATGAATGGCTCCGGCCGCTCAGGCGCAAACTGCACGCTCGAACAGATCCGGAGCGACCTCAAGATCGAGGATGGCATCACGGGGCAGATTCCTATGGCGAGCGTCCATGCGGTGACGgttcctggagctgcagctggatgGGCCGACACAGTTGAGCGGTTTGGCAGTGGCAATCTGACCCTGAGCCAGATCTTGAACCCGGCGATCCAGCTGGGTGAAAAGGGATTCCCCGTGTCAGAAGTTACTGGATACTAC TGGACAAGTGCAGAGCATCTCATTCGAAAGGCCTCTCCAAACTTCGCAGAGATGCTCAAAGTCGATCCCAGCCAAGCAGACGGTGTCAGAGCCCCTCGACCAGGCGAAATCATGAAGAACCCCAACCTGGCTAGAACATTCCGCACACTGGCcgaagaaggaaaggaaggCTTCTACACGGGAAGAATAGCCCAAGAACTCGTCAAGGTCGTCCAGGATCTCGGCGGCCACCTAACTCTAGATGATCTAAAGCACCACCTCGAGCAGGGCAGCGAGCCCGTCGACCCCATTTCTCTCAAGTTCCGCGGCCAGGGTCTCACTAGCCAGGCTGCCGACGAGGGCATCGAGCTGTGGGAACACCCTCCCAACGGCCAGGGAATCATCGCCCTGATGGCCCTGGGCATCATCCAGGAGCTCGAGAAGCAGGGCGAGATCCCCACGTTCAAGCCCGAGGACTTCAACACCACGCCGTACCTCCACGCCGTCATCGAGGCCCTCCGCCTGTCCTTTTCCGACGGCAACTGGTACATTGCCGACCCCAACGTCACTCCCGTACCCATCGAGGGCCTCCTTTCTGAAAAGTACCTCTTCCAGCgagcctctctcttcaactcctCCCGCGCCCTGGATCTCGTTGAGCACGGCGAGCCAAATTACCCCTCGCCTGCCCTCCAGAGCAGTGATACTGTCTACTTCACCGTCTCTGATTCGCAAGGAAACGCCGcctccttcatcaactcCAACTACGGCGGCTTCGGCACCTGCATCATCCCCAAGGGCTGCGGCTTCACTCTCCAGAACCGAGGCGCAGGCTTCTCTCTCGACGCCGAACACCCCAACAAGCTGGAGCCTCGCAAACGACCTTACCATACCATCATCCCTGCCATGGCCACCAACATCAAGGACGGCTCGCTTCACTCTTCGTTTGGCGTCATGGGCGGCTTCATGCAGCCTCAAGGCCACGTGCAAgtcctcctcggccagaTCGTTGGAAAGCTGAACCCCCAGCAGGCACTCGATGCGCCTCGGATATGCATCGGCGCAGGATTCCCAGAGCATGGCAAGCCAGTCGACTGGACGGTGAACGTGGAGGAGTCAATGGACCCCGAAGTGATCGAGGGTCTGAGGAAGCTGGGCCACAatgtggttgttgttggtggtgggCCAAAGAGAGGCCTGTTTGGACGAGGGCAGATCATTCGGTACACGCTTGATCCTGTTGACAAGACTCCCATCTGGTCGGCAGGCAGTGACATGAGAGCAGATGGAGCAGCATACCCATTGTAA
- a CDS encoding flavoprotein domain-containing protein yields MSINPAQEVTQARSDGKVHLLLAASGSVATIKIPNITKGLSQHPNLSIRLVLTSSAAEFLQGQAEEQPSLTDIRNYPNVDAIYTDESEWVQPWTRGAPILHIELRKCKSLNIVSLDE; encoded by the coding sequence atgtccatcaaCCCGGCGCAAGAGGTCACACAAGCTCGCAGCGATGGCAAAGTGCATCTCCTGTTGGCTGCATCCGGATCTGTAGCGACCATCAAAATCCCCAACATTACCAAGGGCCTGTCACAGCATCCCAACTTGTCCATCCGACTCGTGCTTAccagctctgctgctgaATTCCTCCAAGGCCAGGCCGAAGAGCAGCCAAGCCTCACAGACATTCGCAACTACCCCAACGTCGACGCAATATACACGGATGAGTCTGAATGGGTGCAGCCATGGACTCGAGGAGCCCCGATTCTGCATATTGAGCTCAGGAAATGCAAGTCACTCAATATTGTCTCACTTGATGAATAA
- a CDS encoding amino-transferase class IV domain-containing protein: MAPSAIPSQDVDLTAANIQVKEATQPVKPSNGTTPAPLDASKLTYTYTKNPQPVLDDATANSLSQTICTDHMVTVNWTASEGWATPELKPYGPLSLMPTASVLHYATECFEGLKAYRGYDGKLRVFRPDCNCARMHLSAGRISLPLFEPAELEKLIIALLSVDGPRWLPRDQPGRYLYIRPTLIGTQSQLGVQAPKEAMLYIIVTYMPKLDSPPGGMRLHTSPEDMVRAWVGGFGYAKVGANYGPSLAATSEARSRGYHQILWLYGKDGECTEAGASNFFVVWKRKDGKKELITAPLDDKLILDGVTRRSILELARERLSDELEITERKYTIDEVIEADAEGRLIESFAAGTAYFVCPISAIHHRGKDINIPMGPENQPNVYTSKIKTWIGDIMYGNVNHKWGVVIPEKEQ, from the exons ATGGCTCCCTCTGCTATCCCATCCCAGGACGTCGACCTGACCGCCGCCAACATCCAGGTCAAGGAGGCCACTCAGCCCGTCAAGCCCAGCAATGGAACTACTCCTGCTCCCCTCGATGCCTCCAAGCTCACCTACACCTACACCAAGAACCCTCAGCCCGTGCTAGATGATGCTACTGCCAACTCCCTTTCCCAGACCATCTGCACCGACCACATGGTCACCGTCAATTGGACTGCCTCTGAGGGCTGGGCCACTCCCGAGCTCAAGCCCTACGGTCCCCTGAGCCTCATGCCCACTGCTTCGGTCCTCCACTATGCCACCGAGTGCTTCGAGGGCCTCAAGGCCTACCGTGGTTACGACGGAAAGCTGCGCGTCTTCCGTCCCGACTGCAACTGTGCCCGTATGCACCTGTCCGCCGGCCGTATCTCCCTGCCTCTGTTTGAGCCtgccgagctggagaagctcatcaTTGCCCTGCTGTCCGTCGATGGTCCCCGCTGGCTGCCCCGCGACCAGCCCGGCCGCTACCTGTACATCCGTCCCACTCTGATCGGAACCCAGTCCCAGCTCGGTGTCCAGGCTCCTAAGGAGGCCATGCTGtacatcatcgtcacctACATGCCCAAGCTCGACAGCCCCCCCGGCGGCATGCGCCTGCACACCTCTCCCGAGGATATGGTCCGCGCCTGGGTCGGTGGCTTTGGCTATGCCAAGGTCGGTGCCAACTACGGCCCTAGTCTGGCTGCCACCTCCGAGGCCCGTAGCCGCGGCTACCACCAAATCCTGTGGCTGTATGGCAAGGACGGCGAGTGTACCGAGGCCGGCGCCAGCAACTTCTTCGTTGTCTGGAAGCGcaaggacggcaagaagGAGCTCATCACTGCCCCTCTGGACGACAAGCTGATCCTGGACGGAGTCACTCGCCGAAGCATCCTGGAGCTGGCTCGTGAGCGCCTGAGcgacgagctggagattaCTGAGCGCAAGTACACCATTGACGAGGTCATTGAGGCTGACGCTGAGGGACGCCTGATCGAGtcctttgctgctggaactgCC TACTTTGTGTGCCCCATCTCGGCCATCCACCACCGCGGCAAGGACATCAATATCCCCATGGGCCCCGAGAACCAGCCCAACGTCTACACCTCCAAGATCAAGACTTGGATCGGTGACATTATGTACGGAAACGTCAACCACAAGTGGGGCGTTGTCATCCCTGAGAAGGAGCAGTAA
- a CDS encoding mycolic acid cyclopropane synthetase domain-containing protein — protein MAETWVQSTARSLVYQALKRIHRGRVTINTKYASDNNESVSFGSNSESDPEIVVIIKNPQVFVRLCQAFDLGLSESYLVQDVECDNLVELFSLYVRNQDTLGVGAGNLLYTLIPRAAHYLIPTNDNTTALKNASFHYDTSNDHFANFLSPDMNYSSAIWSGEKDESLESAQRRKIQTILDKAEISSTDHILDIGCGWGNLAITAVQQTRCRVTGLTLSKEQKALAEERIKAAGFEDKITILLCDYRKAPVPEGGYDRIISIEMLEHVGDKYMNKYFQQISALLKPKGGRMVVQGITRINSRYIFPGGYLPTINQLMTSIHNGSSGTLEVETVQSIGPHYIRTLQCWKENFDENWDTIRQDYVSKHPDATDLMIEAYRRTWVYYFQYCEAGFRTRILGDYIISATRTPWPEIPSNVPH, from the exons ATGGCAGAAACGTGGGTTCAGTCAACAGCTCGAAGCCTGGTCTACCAGGCTTTGAAGCGTATTCATCGAGGACGTGTGACAATCAACACAAAATATGCCAGCGACAACAACGAAAGCGTTTCATTCGGCAGCAACTCCGAATCAGACCCAGAGATTGTTGTTATCATCAAGAACCCTCAAGTTTTTGTTCGACTGTGTCAAGCATTCGACTTG GGGCTGTCAGAGTCATACCTAGTCCAAGACGTAGAGTGTGATAACCTCGTCGAACTATTTTCA CTCTATGTCAGGAATCAAGACACTCTAGGCGTCGGAGCTGGCAACCTCTTATATACACTGATACCACGCGCGGCTCACTATCTCATCCCGACCAATGACAACACAACCGCTCTCAAAAATGCATCGTTTCACTACGATACTTCCAATGACCACTTTGCCAactttctctctcccgaTATGAACTACAGTTCTGCCATCTGGTCAGGAGAAAAGGACGAATCGCTAGAGTCAGCTCAGCGTCGAAAAATACAGACCATTCTCGACAAAGCCGAAATATCCTCCACTGACCACATTCTTGATATCGGATGTGGTTGGGGTAACTTAGCTATCACAGCAGTCCAGCAGACTAGATGCCGAGTAACAGGGCTCACACTTTCcaaagagcaaaaggcaCTTGCGGAAGAGAGGATCAAAGCTGCAGGCTTTGAGGACAAGATTACTATTCTGCTGTGTGACTACCGCAAGGCTCCTGTACCAGAGGGTGGGTATGACCGCATCATTTCCATTGAAATGTTGGAGCACGTGGGAGACAAGTATATGAACAAGTACTTTCAGCAAATCTCCGCCCTTTTAAAACCAAAGGGTGGAAGGATGGTAGTCCAAGGCATTACCAGAATCAACTCA CGCTACATCTTTCCAGGAGGATACCTTCCAACCATAAACCAGCTCATGACATCAATACACAATGGTTCCAGCGGTACCCTGGAAGTAGAGACTGTTCAGAGCATTGGTCCTCATTACATTCGCACCCTGCAGTGTTGGAAAGAGAACTTTGACGAGAATTGGGACACCATCAGACAAGATTATGTGTCTAAGCATCCTGATGCCACAGATTTGATGATTGAAGCCTATCGGCGAACGTGGGTG TATTACTTCCAATACTGCGAGGCTGGATTTAGGACCCGTATTCTGGGAGATTATATCATCTCTGCTACCCGAACTCCTTGGCCTGAAATCCCATCCAATGTTCCACACTAG
- a CDS encoding cytidylyltransferase-like domain-containing protein — MSASSLNQDDLEQPQGEPAPELLDGRIWVDGCWDFFHHGHAGAMVQARQLGDELYVGVHSDEAILANKGPTVMNLEERLAATDACRWVTKSVGYAPYVTQLPYISHYGCRYVVHGDDITSDSDGNDCYRFVKEAGRFKVVKRSPGISTTDLVGRMLLCTKTHFIKSLKKTLAGQEGMGTEEERKAQSEAMLERFKLYATDETAKNPGVDVWFWNSETPEKLGSSEGDRGSYESFLKGPGPKPGQRVVYVDGGFDLFSSGHIAFLCKVLEEEDKLAREAGWFSEEATEKRKSVNGGKDYGPAYVVAGVHEDRVINEWKGVNYPIMNIYERGLCVLQCKYINAAVFGAPFTPTKSYLTDMPWGIPDAVYHGPTAFMPLTYDPYTAPKEMGIYRQIGEHTFSHVNAGEIVQRIMKSRDMYEARQRAKGVKAEVEAAARARELMEEEQRKKEAERGVMSS; from the exons ATGAGCGCCTCCAGCTTGAACCAGGACGATCTCGAGCAGCCTCAGGGCGAGCCTGCGCCTGAGCTCCTCGACGGTCGCATCTGGGTGGACGGCTGCTGGGACTTTTTCCACCATG GCCACGCCGGCGCAATGGTCCAGGCCAGACAGCTTGGCGACGAGCTATACGTCGGTGTCCATTCCGACGAAGCGATCCTTGCCAACAAGGGCCCGACGGTCATGAACCTTGAGGAGCG ACTCGCCGCTACAGATGCCTGTCGCTGGGTTACCAAGTCGGTCGGATACGCCCCCTACGTGACGCAGCTCCCCTACATCTCACACTACGGCTGTCGATACGTTGTTCACGGCGACGACATCACCTCGGACAGCGATGGAAACGACTGCTACCGCTTTGTCAAGGAGGCAGGCCGCTTCAAGGTCGTCAAGCGATCGCCCGGCATCTCCACCACCGATCTCGTTGGGCGCATGCTGCTGTGCACTAAGACGCATTTCATCAAATCGCTAAAGAAGACGCTGGCTGGGCAAGAAGGCATGGGCACTGAGGAGGAGCGCAAAGCCCAGTCCGAGGCGATGCTCGAGAGATTCAAGCTGTACGCGACGGACGAAACAGCCAAGAACCCCGGTGTCGATGTCTGGTTCTGGAATTCAGAGACGCCAGAAAAGTTGGGTTCTAGCGAGGGAGATCGTGGATCGTACGAGAGCTTTCTGAAGGGACCTGGGCCGAAGCCTGGCCAGCGTGTGGTCTACGTCGACGGCGGCTTCGACCTTTTCTCTAGCGGCCACATTGCTTTTCTGTGCAAGGTGctagaagaggaagacaagcTTGCGCGGGAGGCGGGCTGGTTCTCCGAAGAGGCTacggagaagaggaagagcgtCAACGGCGGAAAGGACTACGGCCCGGCATACGTGGTGGCGGGAGTTCACGAGGACAGAGTCATCAACGAGTGGAAGGGGGTAAACTACCCCATCATGAACATTTACGAGCGTGGACTCTGCGTTCTCCAATGCAAG TATATCAACGCCGCTGTGTTCGGAGCCCCGTTTACGCCGACCAAGAGCTATCTCACAGATATGCCGTGGGGGATCCCCGATGCGGTCTACCACGGTCCGACGGCGTTCATGCCCCTGACATATGATCCTTACACGGCGCCAAAGGAGATGGGCATCTACCGACAGATTGGCGAGCACACCTTCTCGCACGTCAACGCGGGGGAGATTGTGCAGCGAATCATGAAGAGCCGCGACATGTACGAGGCGCGGCAGCGGgccaagggcgtcaaggccgaggtagaagcggcggcgagggctCGAGAgctgatggaggaggagcagcgcaAGAAAGAGGCCGAGAGGGGCGTCATGTCAAGCTGA
- a CDS encoding amidohydrolase family domain-containing protein — protein sequence MGELHASRDFVVLLNGKVYQSPETGAADAGPSFAECMIIRDGIIQYVGSEADAEVAAAKAAGATVKDLGNQTVLPGFIDGHLHLLLLGQSLVKVGLEACKSLEDIRAEIKRYAETHPDVPRIFCRGWMHSMTPDGVDSTLLDDLDPRPIFVDTKDLHSTWCNTAGLEEVLRVLNIPDDAPDPVGGTFQRGKDGKLNGVFNESAVFEYIWPFTAKVASIEQRKESIKAAIKAFNSVGYTGMVDMAMDETIWEPLIALRNEEGLGGMRIAAYWLMKPSDSLDGVIPQVERAIELAGQYNSRNTPDCRIVGVKVICDGIIDACTASLTEPYSTGTTPDPMWPEEYLNTIVSKAHAAGLQVALHAIGDRTIRMAIDVLERNTDRSRRPRIEHIELSNAEDAVRLGKLGITASIQPVHSDPAILRAWPRLIGDHRCKRAFAYREFADGGAPLALGSDAPTAPHFPIPNMYVATTRRSYREPELETVVNPEFALTVCQAVVAATHGSAYSTFADEWTGSLKKGLKADFVVCDVELKPESLIRGVVKETWFEGKQVYRASE from the coding sequence ATGGGCGAACTACATGCTTCTCGAGATTTCGTCGTGTTGCTCAATGGCAAGGTTTACCAGTCTCCGGAGACCGGTGCGGCGGATGCTGGCCCTTCCTTTGCGGAGTGTATGATCATACGAGATGGCATCATTCAATATGTTGGCTCTGAAGCAGACGCAGAGGTAGCAGCTGCTAAAGCTGCCGGCGCGACGGTCAAAGATCTCGGCAACCAGACTGTGCTTCCTGGATTCATCGATGGTCACCtgcatcttctgctgcttggaCAGTCTCTCGTCAAAGTTGGCTTGGAGGCCTGCAAGAGCTTGGAGGATATTCGGGCTGAGATCAAGCGATATGCCGAAACCCATCCAGATGTGCCTCGTATCTTTTGCCGCGGCTGGATGCACTCCATGACCCCTGACGGCGTCGATTCTACTCTGCTGGACGACCTGGATCCTAGGCCCATCTTTGTTGATACCAAAGACTTGCATTCAACATGGTGCAACACGGCAGGACTAGAGGAGGTTCTCCGTGTTTTGAATATTCCAGATGATGCTCCAGATCCTGTGGGTGGAACTTTCCAGCGAGGAAAAGACGGTAAACTCAATGGCGTCTTCAATGAGAGCGCCGTATTCGAATACATCTGGCCCTTTACCGCTAAAGTCGCTTCTATCGAGCAGCGGAAAGAGTCAatcaaggccgccatcaAAGCCTTCAACTCGGTTGGCTATACCGGAATGGTCGATATGGCCATGGACGAGACCATTTGGGAGCCTCTGATTGCGCTGCGAAATGAAGAAGGCCTCGGCGGCATGCGAATTGCTGCGTATTGGCTCATGAAGCCCAGCGATTCTCTTGATGGTGTGATCCCTCAAGTCGAACGTGCCATTGAACTGGCTGGACAATACAACTCTCGCAATACACCGGACTGCCGCATTGTCGGCGTCAAGGTCATTTGTGACGGAATCATTGACGCCTGCACGGCTTCACTGACGGAGCCGTATTCGACAGGAACAACTCCCGATCCTATGTGGCCAGAAGAGTACCTGAACACCATTGTGTCCAAGGCTCATGCTGCAGGGCTTCAGGTTGCGCTGCATGCAATTGGCGACAGGACGATTCGCATGGCGATTGATGTTTTGGAGAGGAACACGGACCGCTCGAGGCGTCCTCGCATTGAGCACATCGAGCTCTCCAATGCGGAAGATGCTGTGCGTCTGGGCAAGCTGGGCATCACAGCCTCTATTCAGCCGGTCCACTCGGATCCTGCCATCCTACGAGCCTGGCCGAGACTCATCGGAGATCACCGATGCAAGAGAGCATTTGCCTACCGCGAGTTTGCAGATGGAGGCGCACCACTAGCTCTCGGTTCTGATGCGCCCACAGCTCCTCATTTCCCCATTCCAAACATGTATgtggcgacgacgaggaggtcGTATCGCGAGCCTGAGTTGGAGACTGTTGTGAATCCGGAGTTTGCACTCACAGTTTGCCAGGCTGTTGTGGCGGCGACGCATGGGTCGGCGTATTCGACATTTGCGGATGAATGGACTGGAAGTTTGAAGAAGGGTCTCAAGGCGGATTTCGTTGTTTGCGATGTTGAGCTGAAGCCTGAGAGTTTGATAAGGGGCGTCGTCAAGGAGACATGGTTTGAAGGAAAGCAGGTTTACAGGGCATCCGAGTAG
- a CDS encoding glutaredoxin domain-containing protein: MFSRSLASSFLRQAARPAAAARAPLSAFRAPVAPLTPFQIRLLSDTTRTAIDKAIASAPVVLFMKGTPETPQCGFSRAVIQILGIQGVSPEKFAAFNVLEDPELRAGIKEYSDWPTIPQLYVDKQFVGGCDILVSMHQNGDLQKLFEEQKVLVEGEEGEKKE, translated from the exons ATGTTCTCACGATCACTCGCCTCT AGCTTCCTGCGGCAAGCTGcccgcccagcagcagcagcgcgaGCTCCCCTATCGGCCTTCCGCGCCCCCGTCGCCCCTCTGACGCCCTTTCAGATCCGTCTCCTGTCCGACACGACACGAACCGCCATCGACAAGGCCATCGCCTCGGCGCCCGTCGTGCTCTTCATGAAGGGCACGCCCGAGACGCCCCAGTGCGGCTTCTCGCGCGCCGTCATCCAGATCCTCGGCATCCAGGGCGTCAGCCCCGAAAAGTTCGCCGCCTTCAACGTGCTCGAGGACCCGGAGCTGCGGGCGGGCATCAAGGAGTACTCGGACTGGCCGACGATCCCGCAGCTGTACGTCGACAAGCAGTTTGTGGGCGGGTGCGACATTCTGGTTTCCATGCACCAGAACGGCGATTTGCAGAAGCTGTTTGAGGAGCAGAAGGTCTTGGttgagggggaggagggggagaagaaggagtaa
- a CDS encoding alpha/beta hydrolase fold domain-containing protein, whose product MTAGTTIRVPHLGGIDAGYRLSNGAVDPAKPTVVLINSMCMTSALYDIQFGNKALTDVANLLAIEPLGHGATETSAENYTYWDTAIMAVQVLDALNIKKAFALGTSQGGWIVTRMALVAPEKIQGLLLLGTSLDYESAASREKGCWDPATMLGPVVDSLYSTEPTPDFLIDAGLRESVVTLGFSGTVTEEKAQFWRDTLDSIYTGDKGRKKLRGAFTNLLERDGLLRRVRDIKCPVYWIQGNQDLVYGVDVPKDHIKAFSGSVETDLSFTDGGHYLNATSPQDVDAKLLQLINKYSAL is encoded by the exons ATGACTGCCGGAACCACCATCAGAGTGCCGCATCTCGGCGGAATCGATGCCGGCTACCGTCTTTCCAACGGTGCCGTCGACCCCGCTAAGCCTACCGTTGTGCTCATCAACTCCATGTGCATGACTTCAGCTCTGTACGACATTCAGTTCGGCAACAAGGCCCTCACTGATGTTGCCAACCTGCTCGCCATTGAGCCTCTTGGCCATGGAGCCACTGAGACCTCAGCAGAGAACTACACCTACTGGGACACGGCCATCATGGCTGTCCAGGTCCTGGATGCCCTCAACATCAAGAAGGCTTTTGCCCTCGGAACCAGCCAGGGAGGCTGGATTGTCACCAGAATGGCTCTTGTAGCCCCCGAGAAG ATCCAGGGTCTCTTGCTCCTGGGCACTTCGCTCGACTACGAGTCCGCTGCCTCCCGTGAAAAGGGATGCTGGGATCCCGCAACTATGCTGGGTCCGGTTGTCGACAGCCTGTACAGCACTGAGCCAACCCCAGATTTCCTCATTGACGCAGGTCTACGGGAGAGCGTCGTTACCCTTGGGTTCTCGGGAACCGTCACAGAGGAGAAAGCACAGTTCTGGAGAGACACACTCGATAGCATCTACACTGGTGATAAAGGGCGAAAGAAGCTGCGTGGTGCCTTTACCAACCTCTTGGAGAGAGACGGTCTGCTGAGACGGGTGAGGGACATCAAGTGCCCTGTCTACTGGATTCAG GGCAACCAGGATCTCGTGTACGGCGTCGACGTACCAAAGGATCACATCAAGGCCTTTTCGGGATCGGTAGAGACCGATTTGTCCTTTACTGACGGTGGTCACTACCTGAACGCCACTTCCCCCCAGGACGTGGAcgcaaagctgctgcagctcattAACAAATATTCTGCGTTGTAA
- a CDS encoding flavoprotein domain-containing protein, producing MVHGISDSLLSSTILAWDTDGFVDGKKKKILVATAMNTAMFRNPITQRNLKLLNELMGGADGWVEELQTISKGLACGDVGQGAMATVDTIVAAIEEKLGLAAKDSRDEE from the coding sequence ATGGTCCACGGCATCAGCGACTCTCTGCTATCCTCCACCATCCTAGCCTGGGACACAGACGGCTTTGTAGacggaaagaagaagaagattctcgTCGCCACGGCCATGAACACGGCAATGTTTCGAAATCCCATCACGCAGCGTAACTTGAAGCTGCTCAACGAGCTCATGGGCGGCGCCGATGGATGGGTCGAAGAGCTGCAGACCATCTCCAAAGGACTTGCCTGTGGCGATGTTGGCCAAGGAGCAATGGCGACGGTGGATACGATTGTGGCCGCGATCGAGGAAAAGCTTGGATTGGCAGCAAAGGACAGTCGGGACGAAGAATAA
- a CDS encoding FAD dependent oxidoreductase domain-containing protein — MHQNNNQRVSTAPGAAGDAIVIVGAGIIGLDVALVLAERGLGPFITIIAEHLPGDTSANYTSPWAGCNFSGISGTDANALKWDRLGYAHLIKLASEHGDEAYIRRTDSIEYWDEHVPHDKIKAISEYLEDFKEIPSQELPAGVRFGISFTTLTLNAPKHIEYLFHRLRDQYGVHFVRQRFPTIQAAYSSPTTRVVINCTGLSAKTLPGVEDAKCYPTRGQVVLVKAPRVKRNIMRHGRDYETYVIPRPGTDGHVILGGYMQKGVSDGSTYSYETESIVNRCVKLCPELQPFEMIASFAGLRPSREGGARIEREEIVVDGKKKVLVHNYGAGGTGYQAGYGMALEAVGTVDDVLRDLERVSRRSRL, encoded by the exons ATGCACCAGAACAACAACCAACGCGTCAGCACGGCACCAGGCGCAGCGGGCGACGCAATTGTCATCGTCGG CGCGGGCATCATCGGCCTGGACGTTGCTCTCGTACTGGCTGAGCGGGGGCTGGGACCATTCATCACCATTATTGCAGAGCATCTACCCGGAGACACATCTGCCAACTATACGTCGCCTTG GGCTGGATGCAACTTTTCCGGCATCTCAGGCACTGATGCAAACGCTCTCAAATGGGATCGCCTAGGGTAcgctcatctcatcaagctcgCCTCTGAGCATGGGGATGAGGCGTATATCCGTCGAACAGACTCGATAGAGTACTGGGATGAGCACGTGCCCCacgacaagatcaaggccatttcCGAGTATCTTGAAGAT TTTAAGGAGATCCCAAGCCAGGAGCTTCCCGCCGGCGTCAGATTCGGCATCTCCTTCACCACCCTGACGCTCAACGCCCCCAAGCACATTGAGTATCTCTTCCACAGGCTAAGGGACCAATATGGCGTACACTTTGTGAGACAGAGGTTTCCAACCATTCAAGCCGCGTACTCCAGTCCGACCACAAGGGTCGTCATCAACTGCACCGGCCTCTCAGCAAAGACGCTGCCTGGGGTGGAGGATGCCAAGTGTTACCCGACTAGGGGTCAGGTTGTCCTTGTAAAGGCACCGCGCGTAAAGCGAAATATTATGCGTCATGGGAGGGACTACGAGACGTATGTGATCCCGCGACCTGGCACGGATGGCCATGTCATTCTGGGAGGGTACATGCAAAAGGGCGTGAG TGATGGATCAACGTATTCCTACGAGACAGAGTCCATCGTCAACCGATGCGTTAAGCTATGCCCCGAGCTGCAGCCGTTCGAGATGATTGCCTCATTTGCGGGCCTGAGACCATCCCGCGAAGGCGGCGCACGCATTGAGAGGGAAGAGATTGTCGTTGACGGCAAGAAGAAAGTTCTTGTGCACAACTATGGCGCTGGAGGCACTGGGTATCAAGCTGGAtatggcatggcattggAAGCGGTTGGTACTGTGGACGATGTATTGCGAGATTTAGAGCGGGTTAGTCGACGATCGCGGCTGTGA